The following are encoded together in the Nocardioides thalensis genome:
- a CDS encoding proprotein convertase P-domain-containing protein yields the protein MSSSRLATRALGVFLAPLLVTAALAAAPPGEAVIGPQDDTYFAPAFSGPHNIPEAIGSCGVSPASPVEIPINVAGLPSQRISGIRVEVGLTHTYQADLRMTLTAPGGAAATLLPGCAGDGDNLGGVYGWDDTAPTSMTNANPPTAGTWYKPQDNMVNAFSGLTHPNGIWTLRIWDLLGGDTGTAGNFFRLQIVLDDTDPNTSITSGPANGSPAGPVEVHFNGTDNVGIGAFNCSFDGGPLTACTSPYTTNASPGSHSLSVQAVDTSSNTDPTPDLYTWETAAPPDTTPPNTAITGGPADGDTVSVLPSYSFNSPDDDTATFECSLDGGAYAACTSPYQVADGTSAAEHTFAVRAKDPAGNVDPTPSSRDFTYDPTPPDTTPPQTNIIGGPENGAGVKSPPTYRFSSPDSDADGFVCSIDDKAFKPCTTPFTVSGIAPGNHSFEVSAVDEAGNVDPTPALRTFKLRDLCAEAKAKLRQARIKLREAIEDGASKRKIRRLRGQVNKWKAEVRDLC from the coding sequence ATGTCCTCCTCCCGGCTCGCCACGCGAGCCCTCGGCGTCTTCCTGGCGCCACTACTCGTGACCGCGGCGCTCGCCGCCGCTCCCCCTGGCGAAGCCGTCATCGGCCCCCAGGACGACACGTACTTCGCGCCGGCCTTCAGCGGACCGCACAACATTCCCGAAGCCATCGGCTCGTGTGGGGTCAGCCCCGCTTCGCCCGTCGAGATCCCGATCAACGTCGCCGGGCTTCCGTCCCAGCGCATCTCCGGCATTCGGGTCGAGGTCGGCCTGACGCACACGTACCAGGCGGACCTGAGGATGACTCTCACCGCGCCCGGTGGGGCGGCAGCCACCCTGCTGCCCGGATGCGCGGGCGACGGCGACAACCTGGGCGGCGTCTACGGCTGGGACGACACCGCGCCGACGTCCATGACGAACGCGAACCCGCCGACGGCCGGTACCTGGTACAAGCCGCAGGACAACATGGTCAACGCCTTCTCCGGCCTGACCCACCCCAACGGCATCTGGACGCTCCGGATCTGGGACCTCCTCGGTGGTGACACCGGCACCGCCGGGAACTTCTTCCGGCTGCAGATCGTGTTGGACGACACCGACCCCAACACCTCCATCACCTCGGGTCCGGCCAACGGCTCGCCCGCGGGTCCCGTGGAGGTCCACTTCAACGGCACCGACAACGTCGGCATCGGAGCCTTCAACTGCAGCTTCGACGGAGGGCCGCTCACGGCGTGCACCTCGCCGTACACGACGAACGCCAGTCCCGGGTCGCACAGCCTGTCGGTCCAGGCAGTCGACACCTCGAGCAACACGGACCCGACGCCGGACCTCTACACCTGGGAAACGGCAGCCCCGCCGGACACCACCCCGCCCAACACCGCGATCACCGGCGGTCCGGCCGACGGTGACACGGTGAGCGTGCTGCCGTCGTACTCGTTCAACTCGCCGGACGACGACACGGCGACGTTCGAGTGCTCGCTCGACGGTGGGGCGTACGCCGCGTGCACCTCGCCGTACCAGGTCGCCGACGGTACGTCGGCCGCGGAGCACACGTTCGCGGTGCGCGCCAAGGACCCGGCAGGCAACGTCGACCCGACGCCGTCGAGCCGGGACTTCACCTACGACCCGACGCCTCCGGACACCACCCCGCCGCAGACCAACATCATCGGCGGGCCGGAGAACGGCGCGGGCGTGAAGTCGCCGCCGACCTACCGGTTCTCCTCGCCCGACAGTGACGCCGACGGCTTCGTGTGCTCGATCGACGACAAGGCGTTCAAGCCGTGCACGACGCCGTTCACCGTGAGCGGGATCGCGCCCGGAAACCACAGCTTCGAGGTGTCCGCGGTGGACGAGGCCGGCAACGTCGACCCGACGCCGGCGCTGCGCACCTTCAAGCTGCGCGACCTGTGCGCGGAGGCCAAGGCCAAGCTCCGTCAGGCGCGGATCAAGCTGCGCGAGGCCATCGAGGACGGCGCCAGCAAGCGCAAGATCCGGCGGCTGCGCGGCCAGGTGAACAAGTGGAAGGCCGAGGTCAGGGACCTCTGCTGA
- the glmS gene encoding glutamine--fructose-6-phosphate transaminase (isomerizing) yields the protein MCGIVGYIGTQQAAPLLGEGLARLEHRGYDSAGMAVLGSSGIRVHKRAGRVRDLVDGLPKRFGGKVGIGHTRWATHGPANDTNAHPHTDSDGRVAVVHNGIIDNAGALREELSDAGVELASDTDTEVLAHLIARSEADTLERKVADALARVQGTYGLAVVHADFPDQVVAARNGSPLLVGVGEKEMYVASDLAAIVRHTTTVAHLEDGEMATVTAGGFTTYRLDASGLAAAPRHAKQLDVDPDAYDAGEHDSFMHKEMLEQPTAAARVISGRLDERFGTGHLGGLNLDARELRAIRRVKILGCGSAYYVGQMGATLIEDLARVPADAEPASEFRYRNPIVDPDTLYVAVSQSGETIDTLLAVQEVRRKGGRVIGLVNVVGSAIAREVDGGIYLHAGPEVAVASTKALTNSFLAFAMLAVQLGRVRDLSIADGRRLIAGLQALPDQVGKILAGEDELATTAQRLAEAESLFFVGRVRGFPVAREGAQKFKEISYRHAEAYQTSELKHGPLALISPEVPTVAIVPDDELVERNVAALHEIAARGGPLVVVTHEGVDLGGLSCERIVVPANERELDPILLTIPLQLLAYHAALHLGHDIDKPRNLAKSVTVE from the coding sequence ATGTGCGGCATCGTCGGCTACATCGGCACCCAGCAGGCAGCGCCCCTCCTCGGCGAGGGCCTCGCCCGGCTCGAGCACCGCGGCTACGACTCCGCCGGGATGGCGGTGCTCGGCAGCTCCGGCATCCGCGTCCACAAGCGGGCCGGCCGGGTGCGCGACCTCGTCGACGGCCTGCCGAAGCGCTTCGGCGGCAAGGTCGGCATCGGGCACACCCGGTGGGCGACCCACGGCCCGGCCAATGACACCAACGCCCACCCGCACACCGACTCCGACGGCCGGGTCGCCGTCGTCCACAACGGGATCATCGACAACGCGGGGGCGCTCCGCGAGGAGCTGTCCGACGCCGGGGTCGAGCTCGCCTCGGACACCGACACCGAGGTGCTCGCGCACCTGATCGCGAGGTCGGAGGCCGACACCCTCGAGCGCAAGGTGGCCGACGCGCTCGCCCGGGTCCAGGGCACCTACGGGCTCGCCGTCGTGCACGCCGACTTCCCCGACCAGGTCGTGGCGGCGCGCAACGGCAGCCCGCTGCTGGTCGGCGTCGGCGAGAAGGAGATGTACGTCGCCAGCGATCTCGCCGCGATCGTCCGCCACACGACGACCGTCGCCCACCTCGAGGACGGCGAGATGGCGACCGTCACGGCAGGCGGCTTCACGACGTACCGCCTCGACGCCAGCGGCCTGGCCGCCGCGCCGCGCCACGCGAAGCAGCTCGACGTCGACCCCGACGCCTACGACGCCGGCGAGCACGACTCGTTCATGCACAAGGAGATGCTCGAGCAGCCCACCGCGGCCGCGCGCGTGATCAGCGGCCGGCTGGACGAGCGGTTCGGCACCGGCCACCTCGGCGGGCTCAACCTCGACGCCCGGGAGCTGCGGGCGATCCGCCGCGTCAAGATCCTCGGCTGCGGCTCGGCGTACTACGTCGGCCAGATGGGCGCCACGCTCATCGAGGACCTCGCGCGCGTCCCCGCCGACGCCGAGCCCGCCTCGGAGTTCCGCTACCGCAACCCGATCGTCGACCCCGACACCCTCTACGTCGCGGTCAGCCAGTCCGGCGAGACCATCGACACGCTGCTCGCCGTCCAGGAGGTACGCCGCAAGGGCGGCCGCGTCATCGGGCTCGTCAACGTGGTGGGATCGGCGATCGCGCGCGAGGTCGACGGCGGCATCTACCTGCACGCCGGTCCGGAGGTCGCCGTCGCGTCGACCAAGGCGCTCACCAACTCGTTCCTGGCGTTCGCGATGCTCGCCGTCCAGCTCGGCCGGGTGCGCGACCTCTCCATCGCCGACGGCCGCCGCCTGATCGCCGGGCTGCAGGCGCTGCCCGACCAGGTGGGCAAGATCCTGGCCGGGGAGGACGAGCTCGCGACCACCGCGCAGCGGCTCGCCGAGGCGGAGAGCCTGTTCTTCGTCGGCCGCGTGCGCGGGTTCCCGGTCGCGCGCGAGGGCGCCCAGAAGTTCAAGGAGATCAGCTACCGGCACGCCGAGGCCTACCAGACCTCCGAGCTCAAGCACGGGCCGCTGGCGCTGATCTCACCGGAGGTGCCCACCGTGGCGATCGTCCCCGACGACGAGCTGGTCGAGCGCAACGTCGCGGCACTGCACGAGATCGCCGCGCGCGGCGGGCCGCTGGTCGTCGTCACCCACGAGGGGGTCGACCTCGGCGGGCTGTCGTGCGAGCGGATCGTCGTGCCGGCCAACGAGCGCGAGCTCGACCCGATCCTGCTGACGATCCCGCTGCAGCTGCTGGCCTACCACGCGGCGCTGCACCTGGGCCACGACATCGACAAGCCCCGCAATCTGGCCAAGTCGGTCACTGTCGAGTGA